In the genome of Yersinia enterocolitica, the window CAAAAAACTTGGTGGTGCCGCTAGCATTCCAGCAGTTCCAAGCCAAAGGGTATACCGGGTGTAAACGGTGATGACAATCCCGGTAATACACCTGTTAAAAGACCGCTTCTGCGGTCTTTTTTTTCGCCAATTGATGGATGTATTGTGCCCTTTATCAGGCAGATATTCCTTTTATGATTAGTTTGGTTTATTCTGGCTGAAGCGTTTCAGTCATGATTGATTTTCAGTTTCAGTAAAATTAGCTGAGGAAAAAGCCGGAAGTATTCTGGCTGAATTGTGATAAGACGATTAACATCTTAGGGTACGGTGCAGTACGCTATGGGGTTGCATGATAATAACCAGAAACAGGGAGTAACATGACAATCCGCATAGCGATAAATGGCTTTGGCCGTATTGGCCGTAGCGTTTTACGCGCATTGTATGAATCGGGTCGCCGGGCAGAAATTTCAGTAGTTGCTATTAATGAGTTGGCTAATGCACAAGGGATGGCCCATTTACTGAAGTATGACTCCAGCCATGGCCGGTTTGCCTGGGATGTTCGTCAGGAATGTGACAATTTGTACGTCGGTGACGATATCATCCGGCTGATACATCAGCCAGAAATAGAGCAGTTACCTTGGGGTGAGTTAGGAATTGATGTTGTTCTAGATTGTAGCGGCGTGTATGGCAGCCGTGCCGATGGCGAGGCTCATATTGCCTCCGGTGCCAAAAAGGTACTGTTTGCCCATCCTGGCGGCAATGATTTAGACGCAACAGTAGTCTATGGTGTAAACCATCAAGATTTACTGGCGGAGCACCGGATTGTTTCCAACGCTTCCTGTACCACGAACTGCATTATTCCTATTATTCAGTTGTTGGATATCGCTTATGGCATCGAGTCTGGCACTGTGACCACCATTCATTCATCAATGAATGATCAACCCGTTATCGATGCTTATCATCAGGATTTACGCCGTACCCGGGCAGCAAGTCAGTCAATTATCCCGGTTGATACTAAACTGGCGGCAGGGATTACCCGTATTTTTCCGAAGTTTTGTGACAGGTTTGAAGCTATCTCGGTACGGGTGCCAACCATCAACGTAACCGCTATCGATTTAAGCGTTAGCGTGACAAACCCGGTTGGTGTCGCTGAGGTTAACCAGCTTTTTCAAAAGGCAGCAAGAGGTTCATTTCGTGGTATAGTTGACTATACGGAATTACCCTTGGTGTCGACCGATTTTAACCATGATCCGCACAGTGCAATTGTCGATTGCACGCAGACTCGGGTCAGTGGGCAGCACCTGATTAAGACCTTGGTATGGTGCGATAACGAATGGGGTTTCGCCAATAGAATGTTGGATACGACATTGGCGATGGCCCGAAGTGGTTTCTAGTATGGCATGCTAACGTCTTGTTTTTCCGCAGTTTTACTGCGGTTATATCAGCGTTGATGTGCAGCTTATGCAACTTTAAAGAGAATCAACAAGAGGATTCACCATGTCTGTAATTAAGATGACCGATCTGGATCTGGCTGGCAAACGCGTGCTGATCCGTGCGGACCTCAATGTTCCGATAAAAGATGGCAAAGTGACTTCTGATGCGCGTATCCGTGCATCTCTGCCGACGATTGAAGCGGCACTGAAGCAAGGCGCTAAAGTAATGGTTACCTCTCACTTGGGTCGCCCGACCGAAGGCGAGTACAACGAAGAGTTCTCCTTGCTGCCAGTAGTTAACTACCTGAAAGACAAACTGTCTTCTCCGGTACGTCTGGCGAAAGACTATCTGGACGGCGTTGAAATTGCAGCAGGCGAGTTGGTTGTGCTGGAAAACGTTCGCTTTAACAAAGGCGAGAAGAAAGACGACGAAACGCTGTCTAAGAAATATGCGGCGCTGTGTGACGTCTATGTGATGGATGCGTTTGGTACTGCTCACCGTGCACAAGCTTCTACTCACGGTGTGGGTAAATTTGCCCCTATCGCCTGTGCCGGCCCGCTGTTGTCAGCAGAACTGGAAGCACTGGGTAAAGCGCTGGGTAACCCAGCACGCCCAATGGTTGCCATTGTGGGTGGTTCTAAAGTATCAACCAAACTGACCGTGCTTGGCGCACTGTCTAAAATCGCCGATCAACTGATTGTTGGTGGTGGTATCGCCAATACCTTCGTTGCAGCTCAAGGCAACAATGTGGGTAAATCTCTGTACGAAGCAGACCTGATTCCAGAAGCCAAGCGCCTGCTGGAAACCTGTGATATCCCGGTTCCTACCGATGTGCGTGTTGCAACCGAATTCTCTGAAACTGCTGTTGCGACACTGAAACCAGCTAACCAAATCAAAGATGACGAACAAATTCTTGATCTGGGCGACGAGTCTGCACAACGTCTGGCTGAGATCCTGAAAAATGCCAAAACCATTCTGTGGAATGGCCCGGTTGGTGTATTCGAGTTCCCTAATTTCCGTAAAGGGACCGAGATAGTCGCTCGTGCCATCGCAGAGAGTGACGCATTCTCTATCGCGGGCGGTGGTGACACTCTGGCAGCAATCGATCTGTTCGGTATTGCTGACCAAATCTCTTACATTTCTACCGGCGGTGGTGCATTCCTTGAGTTCGTAGAAGGGAAAAAACTGCCAGCGGTGGTGATGCTGGAAGAGCGCGCTAAGCAGTAATTTAGATAACGGGGGGCGAAAGCCGCCCGTTTCGCTTTTAGCTAATGAAGCTCGCGGGCTTTATACCCTAAATAATTCGAGTTGCAGGAAGGCGGCAACGAAATGAACTCAAGGAGTTGAGATAACTCAATGACTTGAGTGAATGATGGCAGCCAACGCACATGCAGTTTGAAGTATGACGGGTATAGGCGATTTACATTTAGGGCCTATCCTCACCGGATAGCTGCTATCTTCAGTCGACGAAACAGGACAACGTACATGTCTAAAATTTTTGATTTCGTAAAACCAGGTGTCATCACAGGTGATGACGTTCAGAAAGTGTTCGCAGTAGCCAAAGAGAACAACTTTGCTCTGCCAGCAGTTAACTGTGTCGGCACCGACTCTATTAACGCAGTGCTGGAAACAGCAGCCAAAGTGCGTGCGCCAGTTATCGTTCAGTTCTCTAACGGTGGTGCAGCATTTATCGCAGGTAAAGGCGTTAAAGCAGAAGGTCAGGGTGCTGCAATCCTGGGCGCTATCTCTGGTGCACATCATGTCCATCAGATGGCTGAACACTATGGTGTTCCTGTTATTCTGCACACCGACCATTGCGCCAAGAAATTGCTGCCATGGTTAGACGGCTTGTTGGACGCAGGTGAGAAACACTTTGCGGCTACCGGCAAACCACTGTTCTCTTCTCACATGATCGACCTGTCTGAAGAGTCCCTGGAAGAAAATATCGAAATTTGTAGCAAATACCTGACTCGCATGGCGAAACTGGGTATGACGCTGGAAATCGAACTGGGTTGCACCGGTGGTGAAGAAGATGGCGTGGACAACAGCCATATGGACGCATCTTCTCTGTATACTCAGCCACAAGATGTTGATTACGCTTACGAAAAACTGAACGCTATCAGCCCACGTTTCACCATCGCTGCCTCTTTCGGTAACGTACACGGTGTTTACAAGCCAGGTAACGTGAAACTGACCCCAACTATTCTGCGTGATTCTCAGGATTATGTTTCCAAGAAACACAATCTGCCGCACAACAGCTTGAACTTCGTATTCCACGGTGGTTCAGGTTCTACTGCTGCTGAAATCAAAGAAGCGGTTAGCTATGGCGTAGTTAAAATGAATATCGACACCGATACCCAATGGGCAACGTGGGAAGGTATTCTGGGCTACTACAAAAAGAACGAAGCTTATCTGCAAGGCCAACTGGGTAACCCAGAAGGTGCTGACAAGCCGAACAAGAAATTCTACGACCCACGTGCGTGGCTGCGTGCTGCACAGGTGACTATGGTTGCTCGTCTGGAAAAAGCTTTTGAAGAACTGAACGCCAAAGACGTTCTGTAATTCGATACTGCTTTGACCGACTTAAAAGGCCCCTTGGGGCCTTTTTTCTTTGCAAAAAACGAATCTAACCTCATTTCCGCCGC includes:
- a CDS encoding erythrose-4-phosphate dehydrogenase, whose amino-acid sequence is MTIRIAINGFGRIGRSVLRALYESGRRAEISVVAINELANAQGMAHLLKYDSSHGRFAWDVRQECDNLYVGDDIIRLIHQPEIEQLPWGELGIDVVLDCSGVYGSRADGEAHIASGAKKVLFAHPGGNDLDATVVYGVNHQDLLAEHRIVSNASCTTNCIIPIIQLLDIAYGIESGTVTTIHSSMNDQPVIDAYHQDLRRTRAASQSIIPVDTKLAAGITRIFPKFCDRFEAISVRVPTINVTAIDLSVSVTNPVGVAEVNQLFQKAARGSFRGIVDYTELPLVSTDFNHDPHSAIVDCTQTRVSGQHLIKTLVWCDNEWGFANRMLDTTLAMARSGF
- a CDS encoding phosphoglycerate kinase, which encodes MSVIKMTDLDLAGKRVLIRADLNVPIKDGKVTSDARIRASLPTIEAALKQGAKVMVTSHLGRPTEGEYNEEFSLLPVVNYLKDKLSSPVRLAKDYLDGVEIAAGELVVLENVRFNKGEKKDDETLSKKYAALCDVYVMDAFGTAHRAQASTHGVGKFAPIACAGPLLSAELEALGKALGNPARPMVAIVGGSKVSTKLTVLGALSKIADQLIVGGGIANTFVAAQGNNVGKSLYEADLIPEAKRLLETCDIPVPTDVRVATEFSETAVATLKPANQIKDDEQILDLGDESAQRLAEILKNAKTILWNGPVGVFEFPNFRKGTEIVARAIAESDAFSIAGGGDTLAAIDLFGIADQISYISTGGGAFLEFVEGKKLPAVVMLEERAKQ
- a CDS encoding class II fructose-bisphosphate aldolase; the encoded protein is MSKIFDFVKPGVITGDDVQKVFAVAKENNFALPAVNCVGTDSINAVLETAAKVRAPVIVQFSNGGAAFIAGKGVKAEGQGAAILGAISGAHHVHQMAEHYGVPVILHTDHCAKKLLPWLDGLLDAGEKHFAATGKPLFSSHMIDLSEESLEENIEICSKYLTRMAKLGMTLEIELGCTGGEEDGVDNSHMDASSLYTQPQDVDYAYEKLNAISPRFTIAASFGNVHGVYKPGNVKLTPTILRDSQDYVSKKHNLPHNSLNFVFHGGSGSTAAEIKEAVSYGVVKMNIDTDTQWATWEGILGYYKKNEAYLQGQLGNPEGADKPNKKFYDPRAWLRAAQVTMVARLEKAFEELNAKDVL